Proteins encoded by one window of Pseudomonas sp. PSKL.D1:
- the prmC gene encoding peptide chain release factor N(5)-glutamine methyltransferase has translation MTIIASLLRNAQLPDSPTERLDAELLLAAAIGKSRSYLHTWPERIVSSEAADTYAGYLQRRRAGEPVAYILGQQGFWKIDLEVAPHTLIPRPDTELLVETALELQPAAPAKVLDLGTGTGAIALALASECPAWQVTAVDRVEEAVALAERNRQRLGLGNVQVLASHWFDSLAGQRFNLILSNPPYIAAEDPHLVAGDVRFEPSSALVAGADGLDDLRVIVSKAPEHLLPGGWLLLEHGYDQAPAVRELLQQQGFVEVASRVDLGGHERISLGRLPC, from the coding sequence ATGACCATCATTGCCAGCCTGCTGCGCAACGCGCAGCTGCCAGACTCGCCTACCGAGCGCCTGGACGCCGAACTGTTGCTGGCTGCAGCCATCGGCAAGTCGCGCAGTTACCTGCACACCTGGCCCGAGCGCATTGTCAGCAGCGAGGCTGCCGACACCTATGCCGGTTACCTGCAGCGCAGGCGGGCTGGCGAGCCTGTGGCCTACATTCTGGGGCAGCAGGGTTTTTGGAAAATCGACCTTGAAGTGGCGCCACATACTTTGATTCCAAGGCCCGACACCGAGCTGTTGGTAGAGACCGCGCTGGAGTTGCAGCCCGCCGCGCCGGCCAAGGTCCTCGACTTGGGTACCGGCACCGGCGCTATTGCCCTGGCCCTGGCCAGCGAATGCCCGGCCTGGCAGGTAACGGCCGTGGACCGCGTAGAAGAGGCGGTGGCCTTGGCTGAGCGCAACCGTCAACGCCTGGGGCTCGGCAATGTCCAGGTGCTGGCCAGCCACTGGTTCGACAGCCTGGCGGGCCAGCGCTTCAACCTGATCCTCAGCAACCCCCCTTACATTGCCGCCGAAGACCCGCATCTTGTCGCAGGCGACGTGCGTTTCGAACCCAGCAGTGCGCTGGTAGCGGGTGCCGATGGCCTGGACGACTTGCGGGTAATCGTCAGCAAGGCACCGGAGCACCTGCTGCCCGGCGGCTGGCTGCTGCTCGAGCATGGTTATGATCAGGCGCCGGCAGTACGCGAGTTGCTGCAGCAGCAAGGCTTTGTCGAAGTTGCCAGCCGGGTAGACCTCGGCGGCCATGAACGTATTTCCCTGGGGCGCTTGCCATGCTGA
- the prfA gene encoding peptide chain release factor 1, whose translation MKASLLNKLDTLHDRFEELTALLGDAEVISDQARFRAYSREYAEVEPVIAAYKEWRKVQDDLEGAQALLKDADPDMREMAVEEVREAKEQLVGLESQLQRMLLPKDPNDGRNVFLEIRAGTGGDEAAIFSGDLFRMYSRYAEKRGWRLEILSENEGEHGGYKEIIARVEGDSVYGKLKFESGAHRVQRVPETESQGRIHTSACTVAVLPEPDEQVAIEINPADLRVDTYRASGAGGQHVNKTDSAIRITHLPTGIVVECQEERSQHKNRARAMSWLSAKLNDMQTSAAQNAIASERKLLVGSGDRSERIRTYNYPQGRVTDHRINLTLYSLDDILAGGVDSVIEPLLAEYQADQLAALGD comes from the coding sequence ATGAAAGCGTCGCTGCTGAACAAACTGGACACGCTCCATGACCGCTTCGAGGAACTCACCGCGCTGCTTGGTGATGCCGAAGTCATTTCCGACCAAGCCCGTTTCCGTGCCTACTCCCGTGAATACGCCGAAGTGGAACCGGTAATCGCCGCTTATAAAGAGTGGCGCAAGGTGCAGGACGACCTTGAAGGCGCACAAGCGCTGCTCAAGGACGCCGACCCGGATATGCGCGAGATGGCGGTGGAGGAAGTGCGCGAAGCCAAGGAGCAATTGGTCGGCCTTGAGTCGCAGTTGCAGCGCATGCTGCTGCCCAAGGACCCCAACGACGGGCGCAACGTGTTTCTCGAAATCCGTGCCGGCACCGGTGGGGACGAGGCGGCGATCTTCTCGGGTGACCTGTTCCGCATGTATTCGCGCTATGCCGAGAAGCGCGGTTGGCGCCTGGAAATCCTCTCCGAGAACGAGGGTGAGCACGGCGGTTACAAAGAGATCATCGCCCGGGTCGAAGGCGACAGCGTCTACGGCAAGCTGAAGTTTGAGTCCGGTGCGCACCGGGTGCAGCGGGTGCCGGAGACAGAATCCCAAGGCCGTATCCACACCTCCGCGTGCACCGTGGCCGTGTTGCCCGAGCCCGATGAGCAAGTGGCGATCGAGATCAACCCGGCGGACCTGCGCGTGGACACTTACCGTGCCTCCGGCGCCGGTGGTCAGCACGTGAACAAGACCGATTCGGCCATCCGCATCACCCACTTGCCCACCGGTATCGTGGTGGAGTGCCAGGAAGAGCGTTCGCAGCACAAGAACCGCGCTCGCGCCATGTCCTGGCTGTCGGCCAAGCTTAACGACATGCAAACCAGTGCCGCGCAAAATGCCATCGCCAGTGAGCGTAAGTTGCTGGTGGGCTCGGGCGACCGTTCCGAACGCATCCGCACCTACAATTATCCACAGGGGCGGGTGACTGACCATCGTATCAACCTGACCCTTTATTCGCTGGATGACATCCTCGCCGGGGGTGTCGACTCGGTGATTGAACCCTTGCTGGCCGAATACCAGGCCGACCAGCTGGCGGCCCTGGGGGACTGA
- the hemA gene encoding glutamyl-tRNA reductase: MAFLALGINHKTASVDVRERVAFTPEQLVDALQQLCRLTASREAAILSTCNRSELYIEQDHLSADAVLQWLADYHRLSLDELRASAYIHEEHDAVRHMMRVASGLDSLVLGEPQILGQMKSAYAVAREAGTVGPLLGRLFQATFSAAKQVRTDTAIGENPVSVAFAAVSLARQIFSDLGRSQALLIGAGETITLVARHLHEQGVRRIVVANRTLERASILAEQFGAHAVLLADIPQELANSDIVISSTASQLPILGKGAVESALKQRKHKPIFMVDIAVPRDIEPEVGELDDVYLYTVDDLHEVVAENLKSRQGAAQAAEELVSVGAEDFMVRLRELAAVDVLRAYRQQSERLRDEELQKAQRLLANGGNPEEVLAQLARGLTNKLLHAPSVQLKRLSAEGRLDALAMAQELFALNEGSTDKSPQ, translated from the coding sequence ATGGCCTTTCTTGCACTTGGTATCAACCATAAGACTGCCTCGGTAGACGTACGCGAGCGCGTGGCGTTTACCCCAGAGCAGCTGGTAGACGCCCTGCAGCAGCTTTGCCGGCTGACCGCCAGCCGCGAGGCGGCGATCCTGTCCACCTGCAACCGTAGCGAGCTCTATATAGAGCAGGACCACCTGTCGGCCGACGCGGTGTTGCAGTGGCTGGCCGATTATCACCGTCTGAGCCTGGACGAGCTGCGTGCCAGTGCGTACATCCACGAAGAGCACGACGCAGTCAGGCATATGATGCGGGTGGCTTCGGGCCTGGACTCGCTGGTGCTTGGAGAACCGCAGATTCTCGGCCAGATGAAGTCGGCCTACGCCGTGGCCCGTGAGGCCGGCACTGTAGGGCCGCTGCTCGGGCGCCTGTTCCAGGCCACGTTCAGTGCAGCCAAGCAAGTGCGTACCGACACTGCCATCGGCGAAAACCCGGTGTCGGTGGCGTTCGCCGCCGTCAGCCTGGCACGGCAGATCTTCAGCGACCTTGGGCGCAGCCAGGCGTTGCTGATTGGTGCGGGGGAAACCATCACCCTGGTCGCCCGGCACCTGCATGAACAGGGTGTGCGCCGTATCGTGGTGGCCAACCGCACCCTGGAGCGCGCCAGCATCCTGGCAGAGCAGTTTGGCGCCCATGCCGTACTGCTGGCGGATATACCGCAGGAGTTGGCCAACAGCGACATCGTCATCAGTTCCACCGCCAGCCAGCTGCCGATTTTGGGCAAAGGTGCGGTGGAAAGTGCCCTCAAGCAGCGCAAGCACAAGCCTATTTTCATGGTCGACATCGCTGTGCCTCGGGATATCGAGCCGGAGGTGGGCGAACTTGACGATGTGTATCTTTATACCGTCGACGACCTGCATGAAGTCGTCGCGGAAAACCTCAAAAGCCGCCAGGGCGCGGCCCAGGCTGCTGAGGAGCTGGTTTCGGTCGGTGCCGAAGATTTCATGGTGCGCCTGCGTGAGCTGGCTGCCGTGGATGTGCTGCGCGCCTATCGCCAACAAAGTGAACGCCTGCGCGACGAAGAGCTGCAAAAGGCCCAGCGCCTGCTGGCCAACGGCGGCAACCCCGAAGAAGTACTGGCCCAACTGGCCCGTGGCCTCACCAACAAACTCCTGCACGCACCCAGCGTGCAATTGAAAAGGCTCTCGGCCGAAGGCCGCCTTGATGCGCTGGCCATGGCCCAGGAACTCTTTGCCCTCAACGAGGGCTCGACGGACAAATCCCCGCAATGA
- a CDS encoding tetratricopeptide repeat protein, with amino-acid sequence MNRPYALLLALALLQGCQSLAPQKAEPPVTEAGKGAAEKPVVYGSFKQDTLYSLLVAELAGQRNRFDIALANYADQAEKTQDPGVSERAYRIAEYLGADEPALDSALIWAKNDPQNLDAQRAAAIQLARAGRYDDSMTYMEKVLQGQGDTHFDFLALSAAETDQSTRDGLMHSFDRLLVKYPDNSQLVFGKALLLNQDGKAEEALDLLEAHPAQNGEIAPILLRARLLQALDRGPEALPLLRGAIRDNPDDKRLRLTYARTLVEQNRIADAKGEFLSLVQQYPEDDELRYSLALVCLENKDWDEAENYLRELIERDSNVDAARLNLGRIAEERHDPAGALREYALVGPGPDYLPAQLRQADILIANGRGTEASRLLGDAREAQPEIAVQLYLIESESYSNNNKDAQADQVLQQALKRYPDDLNLLYTRAMLAEKRDDLPQMEKDLRAIIAREPENAMALNALGYTLADRTTRYTEAKALIDKAHQLTPDDPAILDSLGWVAYRMGNLDEAERYLRQALAQFPDHEVAAHLGEVLWAKGERREARQVWAKAFEAQPDSPILRKTVLRLTGSETL; translated from the coding sequence ATGAACAGACCCTACGCATTGCTGCTTGCCCTCGCCCTGCTTCAGGGCTGCCAGAGCCTGGCCCCGCAAAAAGCCGAGCCTCCCGTTACCGAGGCTGGCAAAGGCGCGGCCGAAAAGCCCGTGGTGTACGGGTCGTTCAAGCAAGACACGCTTTATAGCCTGCTGGTGGCCGAACTGGCCGGCCAGCGCAACCGCTTTGACATCGCGCTGGCCAATTACGCCGACCAGGCTGAAAAGACCCAGGACCCGGGTGTATCCGAGCGCGCCTACCGCATTGCCGAGTACCTCGGCGCCGACGAGCCGGCTCTGGATAGCGCCCTGATCTGGGCAAAAAACGACCCGCAGAACCTGGATGCCCAACGCGCAGCAGCCATCCAGCTGGCACGGGCCGGCCGCTATGACGACTCCATGACCTATATGGAGAAGGTGCTGCAAGGCCAGGGCGACACCCATTTCGACTTCCTCGCCCTGTCGGCCGCCGAAACCGACCAAAGCACCCGCGACGGCCTGATGCACAGCTTCGACCGCTTGCTGGTCAAGTACCCGGACAACAGCCAGCTGGTGTTCGGCAAAGCCCTGCTGCTGAACCAGGACGGCAAGGCCGAAGAAGCACTCGACCTGCTTGAAGCGCACCCGGCACAAAACGGCGAAATCGCCCCCATCCTGCTGCGCGCCCGCCTGCTCCAGGCGCTGGACCGTGGCCCGGAAGCCCTGCCGCTGCTACGCGGCGCGATCCGCGACAACCCGGACGACAAACGCCTGCGCCTGACCTACGCCCGCACGCTGGTCGAGCAAAACCGTATCGCCGATGCCAAGGGCGAGTTCCTCAGCCTGGTGCAGCAATACCCTGAAGATGACGAACTGCGTTACTCCCTGGCCCTGGTGTGCCTGGAGAACAAAGACTGGGATGAAGCCGAAAACTACCTGCGCGAGCTCATTGAACGGGACAGCAACGTCGACGCCGCGCGCCTTAACCTGGGCCGCATCGCTGAAGAGCGCCACGACCCGGCCGGCGCTCTGCGTGAGTATGCCCTGGTCGGCCCAGGCCCGGACTACTTGCCGGCGCAACTGCGCCAAGCCGACATTCTCATCGCCAATGGCCGCGGTACTGAAGCCTCGCGCCTGCTGGGTGATGCTCGCGAGGCACAGCCGGAAATCGCCGTGCAGCTTTACCTGATCGAATCGGAAAGCTACAGCAACAACAACAAGGACGCCCAGGCCGACCAGGTGTTGCAACAGGCTCTGAAACGCTACCCGGACGACCTTAACCTGCTTTACACCCGCGCCATGCTCGCCGAAAAACGCGATGACCTGCCGCAAATGGAAAAAGACCTGCGCGCCATCATTGCCCGCGAGCCGGAAAACGCCATGGCCCTGAACGCCCTGGGTTACACATTGGCCGACCGCACCACCCGCTACACCGAAGCCAAGGCCCTGATCGACAAGGCCCACCAACTCACCCCGGACGATCCGGCAATACTCGACAGCCTCGGTTGGGTCGCCTACCGCATGGGCAATCTCGATGAAGCCGAACGCTACCTGCGCCAGGCGCTGGCACAGTTCCCCGATCATGAGGTGGCCGCCCACCTGGGCGAAGTACTGTGGGCCAAGGGCGAGCGCCGCGAGGCTCGCCAAGTCTGGGCCAAAGCATTCGAGGCCCAGCCCGACAGCCCAATCCTGCGCAAGACCGTTTTGCGCCTGACCGGATCAGAGACCCTTTAA
- the lolB gene encoding lipoprotein insertase outer membrane protein LolB, giving the protein MFLRHCITFTLIALLAGCAGFGSREALQGHGDPQQWRAHKEQLSSLDGWQINGKVGIRAPRESGSGTLFWLQRQDYYDIRLAGPLGRGAARLTGRPGGVVLEVANQGRYEAPSPEALLEEQLGWQLPVSHLVWWVRGLPAPDTKSKLTLDGDSRLASLDQDGWQVEYLSYTEQNGYWLPERLKLHGKDLDVTLVVKDWQPRQLGH; this is encoded by the coding sequence ATGTTCCTGCGCCATTGCATCACCTTCACCCTGATCGCCCTGCTGGCCGGCTGTGCCGGCTTTGGCAGCCGCGAAGCCCTGCAAGGCCACGGCGACCCACAGCAGTGGCGTGCCCATAAAGAGCAGTTGAGCAGCCTCGATGGCTGGCAGATCAACGGCAAGGTCGGCATCCGCGCCCCGCGCGAGTCCGGCAGCGGCACATTGTTCTGGCTGCAGCGCCAGGATTACTACGACATCCGCCTGGCCGGCCCGCTGGGCCGTGGTGCCGCACGCCTGACCGGTCGCCCAGGTGGCGTGGTGCTGGAGGTTGCCAACCAGGGCCGCTACGAAGCCCCAAGCCCTGAGGCCCTGCTGGAAGAACAACTGGGCTGGCAATTGCCGGTTTCCCACCTGGTCTGGTGGGTGCGTGGCCTGCCCGCGCCGGACACCAAGAGCAAGCTGACCCTGGACGGCGACAGCCGCCTGGCCAGCCTCGATCAGGATGGCTGGCAGGTCGAGTACCTGAGCTACACCGAACAGAACGGCTACTGGTTACCCGAGCGCCTGAAGCTGCACGGCAAAGATCTTGACGTGACCTTGGTGGTCAAGGACTGGCAACCTCGCCAGTTGGGGCACTGA
- the ispE gene encoding 4-(cytidine 5'-diphospho)-2-C-methyl-D-erythritol kinase, which translates to MQKLTLPAPAKLNLWLHIIGRRADGYHELETVFQFLDHGDELAFALREDGVIRLHTEIEAVPHDSNLIVRAARKLQEQSGTALGADIWLTKVLPMGGGIGGGSSDAATTLLALAHLWQLDWDEDRLAALGLTLGADVPVFVRGHAAFAQGVGEQLTPVDPAEPWYVVLVPQVSVSTVEIFSHPQLTRDSLPLKMRPVPEGNSRNDCQPVVEQSYPEVSNALKSLGQFTEARLTGTGSCVFGAFPSKAEADKVLALLSGTQTGFVAKGSNVSMLHRALQGLI; encoded by the coding sequence ATGCAAAAGCTCACCTTGCCCGCTCCGGCCAAATTGAACCTGTGGCTGCACATCATCGGCCGCCGCGCTGACGGTTATCACGAGCTGGAGACAGTCTTCCAGTTTCTGGACCATGGCGATGAGTTGGCCTTTGCCTTGCGCGAAGACGGCGTCATCCGCCTGCATACCGAAATCGAAGCGGTCCCCCATGACAGCAACTTGATCGTGCGCGCCGCCCGCAAATTGCAGGAACAGTCCGGCACTGCGCTGGGTGCCGACATCTGGTTGACCAAAGTGCTGCCAATGGGCGGCGGGATCGGTGGCGGCAGCTCGGATGCGGCCACTACCCTGCTGGCACTGGCGCATCTGTGGCAACTTGACTGGGACGAAGATCGCCTGGCTGCCCTTGGCCTGACGCTGGGGGCCGATGTCCCGGTGTTCGTGCGCGGCCATGCCGCCTTTGCCCAGGGTGTCGGGGAGCAATTGACCCCGGTCGACCCGGCCGAGCCGTGGTATGTCGTGCTGGTGCCGCAAGTGTCTGTCAGCACTGTAGAAATTTTTTCGCATCCACAGTTGACACGTGATTCCCTCCCCCTTAAGATGCGCCCCGTTCCCGAGGGAAACAGTCGAAATGACTGCCAACCGGTGGTAGAGCAGAGTTACCCTGAAGTCAGCAACGCGCTGAAATCATTGGGCCAATTCACTGAAGCTCGACTGACCGGAACCGGAAGTTGTGTGTTTGGGGCCTTCCCAAGCAAAGCCGAAGCTGATAAAGTTCTGGCCCTTCTTTCAGGTACCCAGACAGGATTTGTAGCGAAGGGAAGCAATGTTTCGATGTTGCATCGCGCACTACAAGGTCTTATCTAG
- a CDS encoding ribose-phosphate pyrophosphokinase, translating into MSKMMVFTGNANPDLARRVVRQLHIPLGDVSVGKFSDGEISTEINENVRGKDVFIIQPTCAPTNDNLMELVVMADAFRRSSASRITAVIPYFGYARQDRRPRSARVAISAKVVADMLTVVGIDRVLTVDLHADQIQGFFDIPVDNIYGSPVLVDDIEDQRFENLMIVSPDIGGVVRARAVAKSLGVDLGIIDKRREKANHSEVMHIIGDVEGRTCILVDDMVDTAGTLCHAAKALKEHGAAKVYAYCTHPVLSGRAIENIEKSVLDELVVTNTVPLSAAAQACDRIRQLDIAPVVAEAVRRISNEESISAMFR; encoded by the coding sequence GTGTCCAAGATGATGGTCTTTACGGGGAACGCTAACCCCGATCTGGCTCGGCGTGTCGTACGTCAGCTGCATATCCCTCTCGGTGACGTCTCTGTCGGTAAATTTTCCGACGGCGAGATCAGCACTGAGATCAATGAAAACGTCCGCGGTAAAGACGTCTTCATTATTCAGCCGACTTGCGCGCCAACCAACGATAACCTGATGGAACTGGTAGTGATGGCCGATGCCTTCCGCCGCTCCTCAGCATCCCGAATCACCGCCGTGATTCCTTACTTCGGATACGCCCGCCAGGACCGCCGTCCGCGTTCGGCACGTGTAGCCATCAGCGCCAAAGTGGTTGCTGACATGCTCACTGTCGTGGGTATCGACCGTGTTCTCACCGTCGACCTGCACGCTGACCAGATCCAGGGCTTCTTCGATATTCCGGTCGACAACATCTACGGCTCGCCCGTACTGGTCGACGATATCGAAGACCAGCGTTTCGAGAACCTGATGATCGTCTCCCCGGACATCGGTGGTGTCGTGCGTGCACGTGCCGTCGCCAAGTCCCTGGGTGTTGATCTGGGTATCATCGACAAACGCCGCGAAAAGGCCAATCACTCCGAAGTGATGCACATCATCGGCGACGTCGAAGGGCGCACTTGCATCCTGGTAGACGACATGGTCGACACCGCCGGCACCCTGTGCCACGCGGCCAAAGCCCTGAAAGAACACGGCGCTGCCAAGGTTTACGCCTACTGCACGCACCCTGTTTTGTCGGGCCGCGCGATCGAGAACATCGAGAAGTCGGTACTGGACGAGCTGGTGGTGACCAACACCGTTCCGCTGTCCGCCGCTGCTCAAGCCTGTGACCGTATCCGCCAGCTGGATATCGCACCGGTTGTTGCTGAAGCGGTACGCCGCATCAGCAATGAAGAATCGATCAGCGCGATGTTCCGCTAA
- a CDS encoding 50S ribosomal protein L25/general stress protein Ctc: protein MTDFILNAQARTDLGKGASRRLRHSANIPAVVYGGDKEAQSLTIVAKEIAKLFENEAAFSHVIELNVDGAKQNVVVKAMQRHPAKGFIMHADFVRVVAGQKLTAVVPVHFINEEAPVKKGGEISHVESQIEVSCEAKDLPEFIEVDLANAEIGTIIHLSDLKAPKGVEFVALAHGDDKAVANVHAPRVAPEAEGAAE from the coding sequence ATGACTGATTTCATTCTGAACGCCCAAGCGCGTACTGACCTGGGGAAAGGTGCGAGCCGCCGCCTGCGTCACTCCGCCAACATCCCTGCCGTTGTATACGGTGGCGATAAAGAAGCCCAATCCCTGACCATCGTGGCCAAGGAAATCGCCAAGCTGTTCGAAAACGAAGCTGCCTTCAGCCACGTTATCGAACTGAACGTCGACGGCGCCAAGCAAAACGTCGTGGTCAAGGCCATGCAGCGCCACCCGGCCAAAGGCTTCATCATGCACGCCGACTTCGTTCGCGTCGTTGCTGGCCAGAAGCTGACCGCAGTAGTTCCAGTGCACTTCATCAACGAAGAAGCACCGGTCAAGAAAGGCGGCGAAATCTCGCACGTTGAATCGCAGATCGAAGTTTCCTGCGAAGCCAAAGACCTGCCTGAGTTCATCGAAGTCGACCTGGCCAACGCTGAAATCGGCACCATCATCCACCTGTCGGACCTGAAAGCTCCGAAAGGCGTAGAGTTCGTAGCTCTGGCCCACGGTGATGACAAAGCTGTTGCCAACGTTCACGCCCCGCGCGTTGCTCCAGAAGCAGAAGGCGCTGCCGAGTAA
- the pth gene encoding aminoacyl-tRNA hydrolase yields MTAIQLIVGLGNPGPEYEQTRHNAGALFVERIASAQRVSLTADKKYFGLTAKFSHQGNDVRLLIPTTYMNRSGQSVAALANFFRIKPEAILVAHDELDLPPGVAKLKRGGGHGGHNGLRDIIAQLGNQNDFHRLRLGIGHPGDAKLVSNFVLGRAPRAEQEKLDASIDFALGVLPDVLAGDFAKAMRELHSQKA; encoded by the coding sequence GTGACCGCCATCCAGTTGATCGTCGGCCTGGGTAACCCCGGCCCCGAATACGAACAGACCCGGCATAACGCAGGGGCTCTTTTCGTTGAACGCATTGCCAGCGCCCAGCGTGTTTCGCTGACCGCTGACAAAAAATATTTCGGCCTGACGGCTAAATTCAGCCATCAGGGCAACGATGTTCGCCTGCTGATTCCCACCACCTACATGAACCGTAGCGGCCAGTCCGTGGCGGCTCTGGCCAATTTCTTCCGCATCAAGCCGGAAGCAATCCTGGTGGCGCATGACGAACTCGACCTGCCTCCGGGCGTCGCCAAGCTCAAGCGCGGCGGTGGCCATGGCGGGCATAACGGCCTGCGCGACATCATCGCGCAGCTCGGCAACCAGAACGACTTCCACCGCCTGCGGCTTGGCATCGGCCACCCGGGCGACGCCAAACTGGTCTCCAACTTCGTCCTGGGCCGCGCACCGCGCGCCGAACAGGAGAAGCTCGACGCCAGCATCGATTTTGCCCTCGGCGTGCTGCCGGACGTGCTGGCCGGCGACTTCGCCAAGGCCATGCGCGAGCTGCACAGCCAGAAGGCCTGA
- the ychF gene encoding redox-regulated ATPase YchF, producing the protein MGFNCGIVGLPNVGKSTLFNALTKSGIAAENFPFCTIEPNSGIVPMPDARLAALAEIVKPNRILPTTMEFVDIAGLVAGASKGEGLGNKFLANIRETDAIAHVVRCFEDENVIHVSNSVDPKRDIEIIDLELIFADLDSCEKQLQKVARNAKGGDKDALAQKAILEKLIPHFTEGKPARSLMKNMADDEKAVIRGFHLLTSKPVMYIANVAEDGFENNPHLDVVKAIAEEEGAVVVPVCNKIEAEIAELEDGEEKDMFLEALGLEEPGLNRVIRAGYELLNLQTYFTAGVQEVRAWTVRVGATAPQAAGVIHTDFEKGFIRAEVVAYDDFIQFKGEGGAKEAGKWRLEGKDYIVKDGDVMHFRFNV; encoded by the coding sequence ATGGGTTTCAATTGCGGCATCGTCGGCCTGCCCAACGTCGGCAAGTCCACCCTGTTCAACGCCCTGACCAAGTCTGGCATTGCGGCTGAGAACTTCCCCTTCTGCACCATCGAGCCGAACAGCGGCATCGTGCCGATGCCCGATGCGCGCCTGGCTGCGCTGGCGGAAATCGTCAAGCCTAACCGCATCCTGCCGACCACCATGGAATTCGTCGACATCGCGGGCCTGGTAGCCGGTGCCTCCAAAGGTGAAGGCCTGGGCAACAAGTTCCTCGCCAACATCCGCGAAACCGACGCCATTGCCCACGTGGTGCGCTGCTTCGAAGACGAGAACGTGATCCACGTTTCCAACAGCGTCGACCCCAAGCGCGACATCGAGATCATCGACCTTGAGCTGATCTTCGCCGACCTCGACAGCTGCGAGAAGCAACTGCAGAAGGTCGCCCGTAACGCCAAAGGCGGTGACAAGGATGCGCTGGCGCAAAAGGCCATCCTGGAAAAGCTGATCCCGCACTTCACCGAAGGCAAGCCGGCACGCAGCCTGATGAAGAACATGGCTGACGACGAAAAGGCCGTGATCCGTGGCTTCCACTTGCTGACCAGCAAGCCAGTCATGTACATCGCCAACGTCGCCGAAGACGGCTTCGAGAACAACCCGCACCTGGACGTGGTCAAGGCCATCGCCGAGGAAGAAGGCGCGGTCGTGGTGCCGGTGTGCAACAAGATCGAAGCGGAAATCGCCGAACTAGAAGACGGCGAAGAAAAGGACATGTTCCTTGAGGCCCTTGGCTTGGAAGAGCCGGGCCTTAACCGCGTGATCCGCGCCGGTTACGAGCTGCTCAACCTGCAAACCTACTTCACTGCCGGTGTGCAGGAAGTTCGCGCCTGGACCGTGCGCGTTGGTGCCACCGCGCCTCAGGCTGCAGGCGTGATCCACACCGACTTCGAAAAAGGCTTCATCCGCGCTGAAGTGGTGGCCTATGACGACTTCATCCAGTTCAAGGGTGAAGGCGGTGCGAAGGAAGCCGGTAAATGGCGCCTGGAAGGCAAGGATTACATCGTTAAAGACGGCGATGTGATGCATTTCCGCTTCAACGTTTAA